A single region of the Eulemur rufifrons isolate Redbay chromosome 8, OSU_ERuf_1, whole genome shotgun sequence genome encodes:
- the EXO5 gene encoding exonuclease V, producing the protein MAETGEEETVSTEASGFSDLSDSEFLEFLDLEDAQESSVSLSKSGPSTEPPGKDDKPVSLQNWKRGLDVSSPMERFHLKYLYVTDLSTQNWCELQTAYGKELPGFLVPEKAAVLDTGASIHLARELELHDLVTIPITTKEDAWAIKFLNVLSMIPILQSGGRIREFPVFGEVEGVLLVGVIDELHYTAKGELELAELKTRRHPVLPLEAQKKKDCFQVSLYKYIFDAMVQGKVTPASLIHHTKLCPEKPLGPSVLRHAQQGGFSVKSLGDLMELVFLSLTLSDLPVIDILKIEYIHQETATVLGTETVAFEEKEVRGKVQHYMAYWMGHREPQGVDVEEAWKCRTCNYADICEWRKGGGVLSSTLKPQAKKPK; encoded by the coding sequence ATGGCAGAGACTGGGGAAGAGGAGACAGTATCAACAGAAGCCTCAGGCTTCTCAGACTTGAGTGACTCAGAGTTTTTGGAGTTTCTGGACCTAGAAGATGCCCAAGAATCAAGTGTTTCACTTAGCAAGTCTGGCCCTTCTACTGAGCCCCCTGGGAAGGATGACAAGCCCGTAAGCTTACAAAACTGGAAAAGAGGATTGGATGTCTCATCACCTATGGAGAGATtccaccttaaatatttatatgtcacTGACCTGTCTACTCAGAACTGGTGTGAACTACAAACTGCATATGGGAAGGAGCTTCCTGGTTTCTTGGTACCTGAGAAGGCAGCTGTTTTGGACACCGGTGCCAGCATCCACCTAGCTAGAGAACTGGAACTTCATGATCTTGTGACTATCCCCATTACCACTAAAGAAGATGCCTGGGCAATTAAGTTTCTGAATGTACTATCAATGATTCCTATCCTGCAGTCAGGAGGGCGCATCAGAGAATTTCCAGTGTTTGGGGAAGTGGAGGGTGTGCTTCTTGTTGGAGTGATTGATGAGCTGCACTATACAGCAAAAGGGGAACTGGAACTGGCTGAACTCAAGACACGCAGGCACCCTGTACTCCCTCTAGAagctcagaaaaagaaagactgtTTTCAAGTCAGCCTATACAAATATATCTTTGATGCCATGGTACAAGGGAAAGTGACCCCTGCCAGCCTAATCCACCATACAAAATTGTGTCCCGAAAAGCCACTGGGGCCTTCAGTGCTGAGGCATGCCCAGCAGGGAGGCTTCTCTGTAAAGTCTTTGGGTGACCTCATGGAGCTGGTCTTCTTGTCTCTAACACTGTCAGACCTCCCAGTTATTGATATCCTGAAGATTGAGTATATCCACCAAGAGACTGCCACTGTGCTGGGTACAGAGACTGTAGCCTTTGAAGAGAAGGAGGTGAGGGGCAAGGTGCAGCATTATATGGCCTATTGGATGGGACACCGAGAACCTCAAGGGGTCGATGTGGAGGAGGCTTGGAAGTGCCGGACATGCAACTATGCAGACATTTGTGAGTGGAGGAAGGGTGGTGGAGTGCTCAGCTCCACACTGAAGCCTCAGGCCAAAAAACCCAAATGA